One Glycine max cultivar Williams 82 chromosome 6, Glycine_max_v4.0, whole genome shotgun sequence DNA segment encodes these proteins:
- the ENOD93 gene encoding early nodulin-93, which produces MAKGNSPLERPSLASLDQKLAFAKRCSHEGVLAGAKAAVVASVASAIPTLASVRMLPWARANLNHTAQALIISTATAAAYFIVADKTVLATARKNSFNQPSNSEA; this is translated from the exons ATGGCCAAAGGAAATAGTCCCCTCGAGAGGCCTAGCTTGGCTTCACTTGACCAAAAATTGGCCTTCGCTAAGCGCTGTTCTCATG AGGGTGTGTTAGCGGGAGCAAAGGCAGCAGTTGTTGCCAGTGTTGCCTCTGCCATTCCAACT CTGGCTAGTGTAAGGATGCTGCCTTGGGCAAGAGCCAATCTCAATCACACAGCTCAAGCTCTCATAATTTCCACAG CGACGGCAGCAGCATACTTCATAGTAGCTGACAAGACCGTTTTAGCAACAGCAAGGAAAAACTCCTTCAACCAACCCTCCAATTCTGAAGCATGA